In the genome of Brachypodium distachyon strain Bd21 chromosome 3, Brachypodium_distachyon_v3.0, whole genome shotgun sequence, the window CTAGGTTTAGCGGCCCTGTGCTGCGCCGCTTGTAGGTTTAGATTTCTGATATCTGTATCAATTCGGTGGATGCATAGGTTCTAGTTCCGGCCTCTGTAGTTACATTACAACTTACATCTATCTGGTGAAGCATTATGGGTTGTTGCCACTGCAGTTTGTGTACAAAGGaagttgtgtgtgtgtgtgtgtgtctgtgtgtgtgtagTTCCTTTTGCTGCCACTGAGATCTTGAAACCCTACCAGGCAGGAGATTCGTTCAGCTACCAGCTCGATGACGTCCGTCCCCAAGCCCCTGAAGTTCCTCCGCCCACACTATGGAACCCTAAAATCGTACTTTGAAAGCATGCAAGAGCCTGAGCTAAAGGTATATTGTTGGCCCCTGCTGTAATGTACTGTGATTTGATTATTGATCCCACGCAGTGCTGATATTTCATTTTCACTGTTTTGCAGAAGTACATGGCTGACATACTATCGGTGTTGGCCTTGACAATGGCTGTCGAAGGAGAAAGAGTATGTGCATCCTCCCACTATTAAATTTTGCTCCTAATATTTCTCTTCAGTTTATCTCATTCATCTGCAATTGAGGTAGCCTGCTTAAAATTTGCGCTCTGCATTTTGATTGCTTCAGGAGAGCCTTAAGTACCGTTTGTTGGGTTCTGAAGGGGACATTGGTTCCTGGGGTCATGAATATGTGAGGTAAGGACAAAACTACAAATGTGTTTTATGCTTCGCGAGTTTTGAATCTacctgtttttgttttgtctcCTTAATTCTTTTTATTATAGCCTGTTTGATGTTTCTTACTCTTACATATTTTGTTCATGTTGTTAGAtgtaaaaaataatatcaaCTGATCACTTCTTCTGCGAAAAATGTTTTGGTTCCCAACTTCTATTAGTTCCATACTCAGAGTCGGACAAAAGTAAATGTAAATTTTGTTCAACAAAATTGTAAATTTTGACCCGAACAGGCATACCATCTCACAGCGCCTGTTCCTAGGACCATTATACTGAGTCAATTGTGATCATGGAATATTTTGTCTAGGTACTCTGTTATATTATGTTTTCGTTGCTAGATGTGTGTTTCTATGGTGAGGTTCGAATTTTGAACCTTATATGTGATACCTTGCTGAAAATGTTGTCTCGTGACAGGAATCTTGCAGGTGAAATTGCTCAGGAATTCCAAAAGCGCCAGGTTGCAACTCTAGCTCATgaaacctcttttttttttctttctatttcttTGTTTATCTTTTGAACCTCCaatgcttaattttttttacagggTGATGAGATGCCAATTGATGCCTTGATGGAACTAGTGCAGCAAATTGCCTCATTTCACATGAAGGTTAGTTCCATCTACAGTTCATGGTTTAAACTATGCATTCTTTTGTAGTTTATTAGTACTATCGTTAATATTTCATGTATTGACTCATTATTTGTATCTATTGTTATTTTATACTAATAGCACAATGCTGAGCCTGAAGCTGTGGATCTTCTGATGGAGGTATTTTGAACTTTATGCTATTTGAACCTGAGTACATTACCTGCAATTGTTCACTGACGGAAATACTGATGCATCGCGTTCATCGTTTCACAGGTTGAAGACCTTGATTTGCTGGTTGAGCATGTTGACTCAACAAACTACAAAAGAGCTTGCTTGTATCTTACCAGTTCATTTAAGTAtgtcaacattttttttgtaccGTTATTTTCTACTGTACCCGTTGGCTTTGGGAGTTGTGTTGAACTTTAGTTGACCTAAATTAATACTTTTATGTATCTCAATGTATAAGTGCAGATATCTTCCTGGCCCTGATGATGCATTAGCACTTGATATAGCATATACCATTTACATGAAGTTTAGGGACCTTACAAATGCGTTGCGCATTGCCCTGCTTCTTGATAACAAGGTTAGCAGATGATTATCTCGAGTTATACTCTAGTTTTTTAGAACTTTGAACTGACGTGCATCTCCATGAATTCTAGTCCGCACAGTATGTGAAGCAGGTCTACACGGCGACTGATGATCTTTCACTCAAGAAGCAATTCTCTTACATCATCGCACGCCATGTATGTCCTCCCATATGCAGTATTTATACATTTATACCTTAAATGCTAGCTGTGTGCTTTACGCCCAtatgcacacacacacacactggAGAGCCCAAGTGGCCAAGTGTTATTTCTGATCACCTCTCCACTGTGAGCTATAACCATGGCAAATCTTTTCATGTCTTAACTTAATAATGACTTGTTGAATGAATTTTGATCATGACTCTCCTTTTCTTAAGGGTTTGGCCATGGAGATTGATGATGAGATAGCTGCGGATGAAAATGATAAggaaattttgcaagaaatAGTTAATAACAGTAAGCTGAGTGAGGGGTACCTCACTCTTGCTCGTGATATTGAAGTTATGGAGGCAAAATCTCCGGAGGATATATATAAGGTAACCTATATTTACTACTTGCTATGTTCATACAGGGGCTTTTTTAGTCCATATTAATCTTGCTTATCCTTGCTAAACTGTAGGTCCATTTAATTGATGGTCGTGGTGCCAGTTCCAGTCTTGATTCTGCAAGACAGAATTTGGCCGCTACATTTGTCAATGCGTTTGTTAATGCTGGATTTGGCCAGGTTAGTACATGAGAAAACCTGTTATTATGATCTTGGTTAGGAAAGAATGGATATTAAGACCGTTCCTTTGTGCAGGATAAGCTGATGACTGCTCCATCTGATTCATCCAGTAGCGGGTCTTCTGGAAACTGGTTATTTAAAAATAAGGAACATGGAAAAGCCAGTGCAGCAGCTAGCCTGGTACCATTACATTGTTTATATAAGccaaaagattttgttttcattgtaAAATCACCAGTGCTAATACAAATACAAATATTGTTTCTAGGGAATGATTCTCCTGTGGGATACTGATTCTGGGCTTGCTCAGCTCGACAAGTACTTGCACAGTAATGATACTCATGTTGTTGCTGGAGCTTTGCTCGGCATTGGAGTTGTCAGCTGTGGTGTGAAGAATGAATGTGACCCTGTATGTACTCCAATGCATTAGTTGCttcatgctctctcctctctggTATTATGCAAATTCTGTTATCTAATATCCTAATTTTATCACCAGGCACTTGCTATTCTCTTGGAGTATATTAACAAGGACGACCCAAACATAAGGATTGGGGCAATCTTAGGGCTTGGTATTGCATATGCTGGTTCTCAGAAAGATGAGGTGAAAACAAGGGCTTGCTATTGTGTCTTGTTACATTATTACGAGCAGCTATATATTTTGGATTAACATGGTTTCCTATATTTCAGCTAAGAGTGCAACTATCGATGGTATTGGGAGAACCCCAAGCAACACTTGAGGTCTTGGTCTTCACAGCCGTCGCCTTGGGATTGGTGTTTGTTGGTTCTTGTAATGAAGAGATTGCACAGTCCATCATATTTTTCTTAATGGAGCGTAGTGAAGCCGAGCTTGCAGAACCAATTATACGCTTGCTCCCTGTTGCGCTTGGCCTTCTATTTCTTGGAAAACAGGTAACACGGAGCAATCCACATTTCTAAACTTTGCATGTTCATTCGGTACGCCGAGTAGGTACTGAATTTTTGCTAGGTTTTACTCTCTTAAACTTCCATAAAGCAGTTATTATTGTTTCCATGCTACATTCTTGTTGCTACTGTTTCAACATGCAGCCTATGCACATATTAACGTGATGCCTGCTTTTTTTCGCACCAATTTAAACTTCTGGAGATTTACTTAACTTTCTATTGCTATTTCAGGAGAATGTTGAGGCTACCGCTGAGGTTGCTAAAACATTTGATGAGAAAATCAGGAAGTATTGTGACGTAACACTTATGTCCCTTGCATACGCTGGAACAGGGAATGTACTTAAGGTACTTTGCCATCAACCATATATTGATAGGTCTGGATTTTAGCTGCTTCAAAGTATTCTTTTAATGGTTCCAACGTCTTTCCAATTCTGAATGCAGGTTCAGAAACTACTAGGTATTTGCTCACAGCATCTTGAGAAAGGCGAAACACACCAAGGACCAGCTGTCCTTGGAATTGCTCTTATTGCCATGTCTGAAGAATTAGGAGCTGAAATGGCTGTACGATCACTTGAGCGTCTCTTACAGTATGGCGAGCAGAATATTAGACGAGCTGTCCCTCTTGCTCTTGGTATACTCTGCATTTCGAATCCCAAGGTACGTAACATGTTTTTGGCACACTTAGATTTTTGTGTCCAAATCTTTATGCTTGGTCAACTTGGAAGAGTTACATGGTTAAAAATAAATTGGTCACAGGAGTTAGGGGGGACAGTTCAGTGGTATGCTTGTAAATGTCCTTCAGCGGTTAAATTGTCATAGGTTAAATACACAAAGAACATCGGCGCACACatttgcattaatttgttacCTATCATTGACCAACAGCCTAGTTAGGTTTAATAGAGTCGTCTGTTAGTATGTTCTTATGGACCCAAAGCTCAACATGAAATAGTAAGACATTTTTACTGCAACATTTCATAAAATGGAGATAGTGAAACCTGTTTTTTATGACACATACCTCATTTTATTCAGTGTGTGGCCATATTATCTTGTTTAATTCCTTCACTCTAACATGTGattcttttgatttggtgttatCAAAGTACTTGACTACTTATTTTGGAAGGTGCTGGTTTGTCGCACACTGCTGTCAAATATATGAAAATAATGTGTTGAGATTTTTGCTGAAAATTAAATGCCTTTTCATCTCCATGTTATGGTTTTTATTTCGGTAATTCTAATGTCTGCTATCTCAGGTTAATGTTATGGACACACTGAGCAGATTGAGCCACGACGCAGACGCAGATGTTTCAATGGTTTGTACATCCAAAATTTGTGCTTTTATCTTATAACTTGGGTATCTTATGACTTACATTTTAATGGAACCACTTTAGGCTGCGATAATCTCATTGGGTTTGATTGGTGCTGGTACAAATAATGCCAGAATAGCTGGTATGCTTCGTAATCTTTCGAGTTATTACTACAAAGAAGCTGCTCATCTATTCTGTGTAAGTACAAATCAACAGTCACCATTTAGCATCCAGTTTTCTGGATGTGTTGAAGTTGCTTGCTTGCATATATTGATCAGTTTTACATGTGTTCAGGTAAGAATTGCTCAAGGGCTTGTTCACCTTGGGAAGGGTTTGTTGACGTTGTCTCCATACCATTCCGACCGATTTCTTCTTTCCCCGTAAGTAACTATCTTCAAGCACTCTCCTTCCTCCGGCTTAACACCAGCAGTCTGTTCAGGGATTTAACCTTCAAAATtgccataaaaaaaactttcgaAATTGTTGGATTCATCtgtaatttttgttttgttttcataGGATGGCACTTGGAGGAATTGTCACTGTTTTGCATGCCTGCCTTGATATGAAGTCCACCATTTTAGGGAAATATCACTACATTCTTTACATTATTGTCTTGGCTATGCAGGTATGGGTATTACTTATTTGTGAACCTAAAAAATAGACCAAACAGCTATTTGATACTAAGCTCAAattcttttttatatatatacagccCAGGATGCTTTTAACGGTGGATGAAGATCTGAAGCCTCTTCCTGTTCCAGTGCGGGTTGGGCAAGCAGTTGATGTGGTTGGCCAGGCAGGAAGACCCAAGACAATTACTGGCTTTCAGACACATACAACTCCTGTCTTGCTTGCAGCTGGAGAGCGAGCAGAACTGGCGACTGAGAAGTAAGTTTAACTTGGACTTAACATGCTTTAGTGTTCGAATTAGTTGTCATGTGCTTTATTGTTTGAATTCATGGCAGCTAACGACTGTTGTGTTGTGCAGGTACCTCCCCCTGACATCGACATTGGAGGGCTTTGTAATTCTGAGAAAGAACCCTGAATACCATGAGGAATGAGGGAAGTTCCTAGGCTTGATCTGATGCAAGTTTTGGGGCTCACCAGCATGGAAGGACTCGGAGGTCTGGTTGTCGTCGTTGATCATATTTTGCTCTTCCATCTCTCAACTTCCTCGGCACTTGCTGGTGGTTCATTCACATAGACTTTTTATTTCGTCCACCAAAGTTGTAGCTCGAACTGCAAGCGTCGTGTTTGGTTGAGTGAATGACCAGCACGCCACTTCTACCCAAACTGGGGGGACCAAGTAGGAGTTCAGTTGCAGTTTTATTTCTTCCTTAAGCTTATTTGTATATGTGTCTTAAGTATGTGCACTGAAAATTACATCTTTAGAACTAAATACGGTGTGCACTTTAACCTTTCTGCATGCCTATCTAGTTGTTCCGTGGTTTGTTTGAAGTCTAAGACAGATTTGCTACGGCCAAGTTCCATTCCGAAGTGTGCAACTACTCGATTTTCATAAGTATAGATGGCATTGGTTCCGAAAAGCTTTGGTCCGAGGTCTCTAATACCAGCTTATCTGGGTCGGTGCCCATCAATCACGCTCCACCTGCATCTTGCGCGAGACCACTGTACACCGCCATGGCGGCAACCCGCGTCAAAAAGAGAGTAGCCGAGAGAGCTCGTCTTTTTCCCGTGGATCCCCGAATGAGAGTCAGAATCATCCACTTCAATAGATGATGCAAAATAGAGTCTACAACAGGTGCCCTCTCTAATAGATGATGCAAAATATGGCATTTGGGGGCAAAATCGGTTTACAAAAGATGCCCTATACCTATACCTACTTGGTGATGCAAATTTTTGTGGGCTTGTGGCAGCCACAAATTTTTCCCTCCCGTGCTCTTACAAAATAAATCCACGCGTGCGCAGCCCCAATCGTCGGCCTGAAACATCGCCTAGTTGCAGCAGCTTCGCACCCATGAGTCTGACGAGGTGACCGTGGCAAGGTTCCGTCAAGAGCACCCGGAGCTCATTCGGGCAGAGGTGGAGTTCTACACTGCGAGGGACGCaacgaagaagaacaagacgGGTGCGGTGTCGGAGGCTGGCCCCTCCACTATGAAGGATGAGTCGACAGACGACGACATCATCGGCTGGGATGACctcgcctcatccacctcCTACTCCTCCTTCGACGACGAGGATGATGAGTAGTGTGTCGGAGTCGAGTTTATCTTATCTATGTAGTGTTTGTCTTGAACTATGGATGCTTTGAACTATGCTATGCTAATTCGTTGTTGATTTGTTGTTTGTGATTATTTTGCAaatttgatactccctccgatccatattacttgtcgaaatattacatgtatctagatgctttttagtcatagatacattcatatttgaacaaatttgagacaa includes:
- the LOC100837709 gene encoding 26S proteasome non-ATPase regulatory subunit 2 homolog A, which translates into the protein MSPPENPNGGAAAAPSEPAQPPKPSSSSTSKGKGKKDEKKDDDLSEEDLALKEQLELYVVRAQDTDPGVQKLALESMRQEIRSATSSMTSVPKPLKFLRPHYGTLKSYFESMQEPELKKYMADILSVLALTMAVEGERESLKYRLLGSEGDIGSWGHEYVRNLAGEIAQEFQKRQGDEMPIDALMELVQQIASFHMKHNAEPEAVDLLMEVEDLDLLVEHVDSTNYKRACLYLTSSFKYLPGPDDALALDIAYTIYMKFRDLTNALRIALLLDNKSAQYVKQVYTATDDLSLKKQFSYIIARHGLAMEIDDEIAADENDKEILQEIVNNSKLSEGYLTLARDIEVMEAKSPEDIYKVHLIDGRGASSSLDSARQNLAATFVNAFVNAGFGQDKLMTAPSDSSSSGSSGNWLFKNKEHGKASAAASLGMILLWDTDSGLAQLDKYLHSNDTHVVAGALLGIGVVSCGVKNECDPALAILLEYINKDDPNIRIGAILGLGIAYAGSQKDELRVQLSMVLGEPQATLEVLVFTAVALGLVFVGSCNEEIAQSIIFFLMERSEAELAEPIIRLLPVALGLLFLGKQENVEATAEVAKTFDEKIRKYCDVTLMSLAYAGTGNVLKVQKLLGICSQHLEKGETHQGPAVLGIALIAMSEELGAEMAVRSLERLLQYGEQNIRRAVPLALGILCISNPKVNVMDTLSRLSHDADADVSMAAIISLGLIGAGTNNARIAGMLRNLSSYYYKEAAHLFCVRIAQGLVHLGKGLLTLSPYHSDRFLLSPMALGGIVTVLHACLDMKSTILGKYHYILYIIVLAMQPRMLLTVDEDLKPLPVPVRVGQAVDVVGQAGRPKTITGFQTHTTPVLLAAGERAELATEKYLPLTSTLEGFVILRKNPEYHEE